A single Flavobacterium sp. 1 DNA region contains:
- the sucC gene encoding ADP-forming succinate--CoA ligase subunit beta, protein MNIHEYQGKEILASYGVRIQRGIVANSPVEAVAAAKQLTAETGTSWYVVKAQIHAGGRGKGGGVKLAKGIDKVEGIAEEIIGMQLITPQTSAEGKKVHKVLIAEDVYYPGESETSEFYVSVLLNRATGRNMIMYSTEGGMDIEEVAEHTPHLIFTEEIDPAVGLQGFQARRIAFNLGLSGNAFKEMVKFIDSLYNAYIGSDASMFEINPVLKTSDDKILAVDAKVNIDDNALYRQKKYADMRDIREENPIEVEAKEVGLNYVDLDGTVGCMVNGAGLAMATMDLIKYAGFEPANFLDVGGTADAKRVETAFRIILKDPNVKAILINIFGGIVRCDRVAQGVVDAYKNMGDAIKVPIIVRLQGTNAEIAKELIDNSGMPILSAVQFQEAADQVQAALS, encoded by the coding sequence ATGAACATACACGAATATCAAGGAAAAGAGATTTTAGCTAGCTATGGAGTCCGCATTCAACGAGGAATTGTAGCTAATAGCCCAGTAGAAGCTGTAGCAGCTGCCAAACAATTAACTGCCGAAACGGGTACAAGTTGGTATGTAGTAAAAGCCCAAATTCACGCAGGTGGACGTGGAAAAGGCGGTGGAGTTAAGCTTGCCAAAGGAATTGACAAGGTGGAAGGAATTGCAGAAGAAATAATCGGAATGCAATTAATCACACCTCAAACTTCTGCTGAAGGAAAAAAAGTGCACAAAGTTTTAATTGCTGAAGATGTTTACTATCCAGGTGAAAGTGAAACTTCAGAGTTTTATGTTTCTGTTCTTTTGAATAGAGCTACAGGACGCAACATGATTATGTATTCTACTGAAGGCGGAATGGATATTGAAGAAGTGGCAGAACACACACCACACTTAATTTTTACTGAAGAAATTGATCCAGCTGTTGGATTGCAGGGTTTCCAAGCAAGAAGAATTGCTTTCAATTTAGGTCTTTCTGGAAATGCTTTCAAAGAAATGGTAAAATTCATCGATTCATTATACAATGCTTATATTGGTTCAGATGCTTCTATGTTTGAAATCAACCCGGTTTTAAAAACTTCGGATGATAAAATTTTGGCTGTGGATGCTAAAGTAAATATCGATGATAATGCTTTATACAGACAAAAGAAGTATGCCGATATGCGTGACATTCGTGAGGAAAACCCAATTGAAGTTGAAGCTAAAGAAGTAGGATTGAACTATGTAGATCTTGACGGAACAGTAGGCTGTATGGTAAACGGAGCTGGTCTTGCAATGGCAACTATGGATTTAATTAAGTATGCTGGTTTTGAGCCTGCAAATTTCCTTGACGTAGGTGGAACTGCTGATGCAAAACGTGTTGAAACTGCTTTCCGTATTATCCTAAAAGATCCAAACGTAAAAGCTATTTTGATTAACATTTTTGGAGGAATCGTTCGTTGTGACCGTGTTGCCCAAGGTGTTGTTGATGCTTACAAGAATATGGGAGATGCTATTAAAGTGCCTATCATTGTTCGTTTGCAGGGTACTAATGCTGAAATTGCAAAAGAATTAATTGATAATTCTGGAATGCCAATTTTATCTGCAGTACAATTCCAAGAAGCTGCTGATCAAGTACAGGCTGCGCTTTCTTAA
- the gltB gene encoding glutamate synthase large subunit — MRVKEQGLYLPEFEHDNCGAGFICNLNGIKSNDIIHKALDILIKLEHRGAVSSDGRTGDGAGILFDIPHDFFKKVCDFEIPEVREYAVGMVFVPKSPNQADFCKKTFESAIKDQNLSILGWRDVPVDVSNLGQIAAEKEPTVKQVFVGKNGLDITEQQFNAKLFMARKIAEHTIRNSRTSESHMFYFSSCSTTTIIYKGLLMPEDISRYYTDLLDSDLVTRLALVHQRFSTNTFPSWDLAQPFRYMCHNGEINTLRGNVSRMRAREELMKSDVFGEDLKKLFPIILEGKSDSASMDMVVELLLMTGRSLPEVMMMVVPEAWEKHKTMSDEKKAFYEYNACIMEPWDGPASIPFTDGNVIGALLDRNGLRPSRYTLTKSGFVIMSSEIGVLDIKPEDVVQHGRLEPGKMFLVDMNEGRIIEDEEIKHSVVTKRPYREWIDNNMLQLAKIPYTNNPIPTEETDFETRQRLFGYTIEDLKTIINPMGAQGNEALSSMGNDTPLAVLSDQPQLLYNYFKQLFAQVTNPPLDGIREEIITDTSLSVGGDYNIFDITDIHCKKIKIQNPVISNEDLDKIRSIEHDDFKSVTISTLYKIEKGVNGLERALEKCIQATFKAVSEGCNIVILSDRGVSEKMAPIPMLLATSYIHHSLNILKVRSKFGIIIESAEPREPHHFALLFGYGASAINPYMVNEILHDQVNQGFITGVKADYAITNYNKAIAKGIVKIMNKIGISTLHSYKAAQIFEILGLNKTFTSKYFPYTPSRIEGIGLMEIEREVKKRHQNAFPKSNIANLLPLEIGGIYRWRRNGEKHMFNPTTISKLQQAVRLNSPESYKEYSKMVNEQSENLMTIRGLFEFNNLDPISIDEVEPWTEIVKKFKTGAMSYGSISQEAHENLAIAMNRIGGKSNSGEGGENPKRFQKELNGDSKNSAIKQVASGRFGVSINYLTNAQEIQIKMAQGAKPGEGGQLPGEKVVPWIAETRNSTPYVGLISPPPHHDIYSIEDLSQLIFDLKNANREARVNVKLVAEVGVGTIAAGVAKAKADVILISGYDGGTGAAPLTSLQHTGIPWELGLAEAQQTLILNDLRSRVVLECDGQLKTGRDVAIAALLGAEEFGFATAPLVASGCIMMRACHLNTCPVGIATQDPELRKNFKGTPEHIINFMYFIAEELREIMAQLGFRTLKEMVGQSQKLNVNKAIKHYKANGLDLSTILYKPEKAKTVPNHNTTTQDHALENVLDFAIIKAAIPSIYRKERTRVTFDIKNTDRSVGAILSNEISKIYGSQGLPEDTILVDFTGSAGQSFGAFATNGLSFKIHGNCNDYLGKGLSGGKLIIKVPPTATFAPEDNIIIGNVALYGAITGEAYINGIAGERFAVRNSGATAVVEGIGDHGCEYMTGGTVVILGKTGRNFAAGMSGGVAYVYDAKKKFENGLCNMEMVALETLEEEDLAKLKRLIKNHSMYTNSPLAKRVLGDWENESRHFIKVMPTDYKKALQRLAEEKQIQELIAQ, encoded by the coding sequence ATGAGAGTTAAAGAACAAGGTCTTTATTTACCCGAATTTGAGCACGACAACTGTGGCGCAGGATTTATATGTAATTTGAACGGAATTAAGTCTAATGACATTATTCATAAGGCTCTAGACATCCTAATCAAGCTGGAACATCGTGGAGCGGTAAGCTCAGATGGAAGAACTGGTGATGGTGCTGGAATCTTATTTGATATCCCGCATGATTTCTTCAAAAAAGTTTGTGATTTTGAAATTCCGGAAGTTAGAGAATATGCAGTAGGAATGGTTTTTGTGCCAAAAAGCCCTAACCAAGCTGATTTTTGCAAAAAAACATTTGAATCAGCTATAAAGGATCAAAATCTATCTATATTAGGATGGAGAGACGTTCCTGTTGATGTTTCTAATTTAGGACAAATAGCAGCAGAGAAAGAACCAACCGTTAAACAAGTATTTGTTGGTAAAAACGGTTTAGATATTACTGAACAGCAATTCAATGCCAAATTATTCATGGCTAGAAAAATTGCTGAGCACACTATCCGTAATTCAAGAACTTCTGAAAGTCACATGTTTTACTTTTCAAGCTGTTCTACTACTACCATAATATATAAAGGACTATTGATGCCGGAAGACATCAGCAGATACTATACTGATTTATTAGACAGCGATTTGGTAACCCGTTTAGCTTTGGTTCACCAGCGTTTCTCTACAAACACTTTCCCATCTTGGGATCTGGCACAACCTTTTAGATATATGTGTCATAATGGTGAAATCAACACATTAAGAGGAAACGTGAGCAGAATGCGTGCTCGTGAAGAATTAATGAAAAGTGATGTTTTTGGAGAAGATTTGAAAAAATTATTCCCAATCATCTTGGAAGGAAAATCAGATTCAGCTTCTATGGATATGGTTGTTGAGTTATTATTGATGACTGGACGTTCGTTGCCGGAAGTTATGATGATGGTTGTTCCAGAAGCATGGGAAAAACACAAAACCATGTCGGATGAAAAGAAAGCATTCTACGAATATAATGCCTGCATCATGGAGCCATGGGATGGTCCAGCCTCTATTCCATTTACAGACGGAAACGTAATTGGTGCATTATTGGATAGAAATGGACTGCGTCCTTCTCGTTATACATTAACCAAAAGCGGATTTGTTATTATGTCATCAGAAATTGGTGTACTTGACATAAAACCGGAAGATGTAGTACAACACGGAAGATTGGAACCAGGTAAAATGTTCTTGGTAGACATGAATGAAGGCCGTATTATTGAAGATGAAGAAATCAAACATTCTGTTGTAACCAAACGTCCTTATAGAGAATGGATAGACAACAATATGCTGCAGTTAGCTAAAATTCCTTATACGAATAATCCAATTCCAACGGAAGAAACTGATTTTGAAACAAGACAGCGTTTATTTGGTTACACGATTGAGGATTTAAAAACTATCATTAATCCGATGGGTGCTCAAGGTAATGAAGCATTAAGTTCTATGGGTAATGATACTCCTCTTGCTGTTTTATCTGATCAGCCACAATTGCTGTATAACTATTTCAAACAATTATTTGCTCAGGTTACCAACCCGCCATTAGATGGTATCCGTGAAGAAATAATCACAGATACAAGTTTATCAGTTGGAGGAGATTACAACATCTTTGATATTACTGACATTCACTGTAAAAAAATAAAAATCCAAAATCCTGTAATATCCAATGAGGATTTGGATAAAATAAGAAGCATCGAACATGATGATTTCAAATCGGTTACTATTTCCACTTTATACAAAATAGAAAAAGGAGTTAATGGTTTGGAACGTGCTTTAGAAAAATGCATACAAGCTACATTCAAAGCGGTTTCTGAAGGATGCAACATCGTAATTCTTTCAGACAGAGGCGTAAGTGAAAAAATGGCTCCAATACCAATGTTACTGGCTACTTCTTACATCCACCACTCTTTGAATATTCTAAAAGTTCGTTCTAAGTTTGGTATTATAATCGAATCAGCTGAACCGCGTGAGCCGCATCATTTTGCTTTATTATTTGGATATGGTGCAAGCGCCATCAATCCTTACATGGTAAATGAGATTCTTCATGACCAAGTAAACCAAGGTTTTATTACGGGTGTAAAAGCAGATTATGCAATTACCAACTATAATAAAGCGATTGCAAAAGGTATTGTTAAGATCATGAATAAAATTGGTATTTCTACCTTACATTCATATAAAGCAGCACAAATTTTTGAGATTTTAGGTTTGAACAAAACGTTTACTTCAAAATATTTCCCTTACACTCCTTCAAGAATAGAAGGTATTGGTTTAATGGAAATTGAAAGAGAGGTTAAGAAAAGACACCAAAATGCTTTTCCAAAATCGAATATTGCAAATCTGTTGCCATTAGAAATCGGAGGTATTTACAGATGGAGAAGAAACGGTGAAAAACACATGTTCAATCCAACAACAATTTCAAAATTACAGCAGGCTGTTCGATTGAACAGCCCAGAAAGCTATAAAGAATACTCTAAGATGGTTAACGAGCAAAGTGAAAACTTGATGACCATCAGAGGTTTATTTGAATTCAACAATCTTGACCCTATTTCTATTGACGAAGTAGAACCATGGACTGAAATTGTGAAAAAATTCAAAACCGGTGCGATGTCTTACGGATCTATCAGTCAGGAAGCTCATGAGAATCTTGCGATTGCCATGAACAGAATTGGAGGTAAATCTAACTCTGGAGAAGGTGGAGAAAATCCAAAACGTTTCCAAAAAGAATTGAATGGAGATTCTAAAAACAGTGCCATCAAACAAGTAGCATCTGGAAGATTTGGAGTTTCTATTAACTACCTGACAAATGCTCAAGAGATTCAAATAAAAATGGCTCAAGGTGCAAAACCTGGAGAAGGTGGTCAATTACCTGGCGAAAAAGTGGTGCCTTGGATTGCAGAAACAAGAAATTCTACTCCTTATGTAGGTCTTATTTCCCCTCCTCCTCACCACGATATTTATTCTATTGAAGATTTATCTCAATTGATATTTGACTTAAAAAATGCCAACCGTGAAGCCAGAGTTAACGTTAAATTAGTTGCTGAAGTTGGAGTTGGGACAATCGCTGCAGGTGTTGCCAAAGCAAAAGCAGACGTTATCTTAATTTCTGGTTACGACGGAGGAACTGGTGCTGCTCCTTTAACTTCATTACAGCATACAGGTATTCCATGGGAACTTGGACTTGCCGAAGCACAACAAACTTTAATCTTAAACGATTTGAGGAGCCGTGTAGTTCTTGAATGTGACGGTCAATTGAAAACAGGACGTGACGTTGCTATCGCAGCATTGCTAGGAGCAGAAGAATTTGGTTTTGCAACTGCACCGCTAGTAGCTTCAGGTTGTATTATGATGAGAGCTTGTCACTTGAATACTTGCCCGGTAGGTATTGCAACACAAGATCCTGAATTGAGAAAGAATTTCAAAGGAACTCCGGAACATATTATTAACTTCATGTACTTTATCGCAGAAGAGCTTAGAGAAATTATGGCTCAACTTGGTTTTAGAACATTGAAAGAAATGGTTGGACAGTCTCAAAAACTGAATGTTAATAAAGCAATCAAACATTATAAAGCTAATGGATTGGATTTATCTACTATTCTTTATAAACCAGAAAAAGCAAAAACAGTTCCAAACCATAATACTACTACTCAAGATCACGCATTAGAAAATGTACTTGATTTTGCTATTATAAAAGCAGCTATTCCATCTATTTATAGAAAAGAAAGAACAAGAGTTACATTTGATATCAAAAATACAGACCGTTCTGTAGGTGCGATTTTGAGTAATGAGATTTCAAAAATATATGGTTCTCAAGGATTGCCTGAAGATACTATTCTTGTTGACTTTACTGGTTCTGCAGGACAAAGTTTTGGAGCATTTGCTACTAATGGACTGTCATTCAAAATACACGGAAACTGTAATGACTATTTAGGAAAAGGACTTTCTGGAGGAAAATTAATTATCAAAGTACCGCCTACAGCTACTTTCGCCCCTGAAGACAATATCATAATTGGTAACGTGGCTTTATATGGTGCAATCACTGGAGAAGCCTATATCAATGGTATCGCAGGAGAGCGTTTTGCTGTAAGAAACTCAGGAGCTACAGCTGTTGTTGAAGGAATTGGAGATCACGGATGTGAATACATGACTGGAGGAACAGTAGTTATTCTTGGCAAAACAGGACGAAACTTCGCAGCGGGTATGAGCGGTGGTGTTGCTTACGTATATGACGCCAAAAAGAAATTTGAAAATGGATTGTGCAATATGGAAATGGTTGCCTTAGAAACATTGGAAGAAGAAGATTTAGCTAAATTAAAACGCTTAATCAAAAATCATTCGATGTACACCAATAGCCCTTTAGCGAAACGCGTTTTAGGAGATTGGGAAAACGAAAGCAGACATTTCATAAAAGTTATGCCAACAGATTACAAAAAAGCATTACAAAGATTGGCAGAAGAAAAGCAAATTCAAGAATTAATAGCACAATAG
- a CDS encoding glutamate synthase subunit beta, translated as MGKIGGFKEYNRADESNVAVQERVTNYNEFTIPLTKEKIKEQGSRCMDCGIPFCHSSCPLGNLIPDFNDMVHQEEWESALQILQSTNNFPEFTGRLCPAPCEKSCVLGIIKEPVAIENIEKNIIERGFAEGWIKPQTPEVRTGKTVAVIGSGPAGLAAAQQLNRAGHTVTVFERDNAIGGLLRYGIPNFKLEKGIIDRRVKVLEAEGIVFKTNVNVGVNFSVEELNAFDSIVLCGGATEKRGLPTKGADSKGVVQAMDFLTQQTKVLYGEKIEDQVLATGKDVIVIGGGDTGSDCVGTSNRHGAKSVTNFEIMPKPPVGRSETTPWPFWPLQLKTSSSHEEGCDRNWLINTKEFLANEKGELVGLKTVEVQWKLTPGQRPELIEKEGSEKIWPCDLALLALGFTGPEKTLAEQLGLEIDFRTNYKATNYQTNVPHIFTAGDMRRGQSLIVWAISEGREAAREVDLYLMGYSNLPTKGNGDLPAL; from the coding sequence ATGGGTAAAATAGGAGGATTTAAAGAATATAATAGAGCCGACGAAAGTAACGTTGCTGTTCAAGAAAGAGTTACAAATTATAATGAATTTACAATTCCGTTAACAAAAGAAAAAATTAAAGAGCAAGGTTCCAGATGCATGGATTGCGGAATTCCTTTTTGCCACAGTTCCTGTCCATTAGGAAATTTAATTCCTGATTTTAACGACATGGTGCACCAAGAAGAATGGGAAAGTGCATTGCAGATTTTACAATCAACGAATAACTTTCCAGAATTTACAGGCCGTTTATGCCCTGCTCCATGTGAAAAATCATGTGTATTAGGTATAATCAAAGAACCTGTAGCTATCGAAAATATTGAAAAAAATATCATCGAAAGAGGTTTTGCTGAAGGATGGATCAAACCGCAAACTCCAGAAGTAAGAACTGGAAAAACTGTTGCTGTAATTGGATCTGGTCCAGCTGGATTGGCAGCTGCACAACAATTGAACCGCGCTGGTCATACTGTTACCGTTTTCGAAAGAGACAACGCAATTGGTGGTTTATTACGTTACGGAATACCAAATTTCAAATTAGAAAAAGGAATTATAGACAGACGTGTAAAAGTTTTAGAAGCTGAAGGAATTGTTTTCAAAACTAATGTAAACGTTGGTGTTAACTTTAGTGTTGAAGAATTAAACGCTTTTGATTCTATTGTATTATGCGGTGGAGCAACTGAAAAAAGAGGATTACCTACTAAAGGTGCAGATAGCAAAGGCGTTGTTCAAGCTATGGATTTCTTGACACAGCAAACCAAAGTTTTGTATGGAGAAAAAATCGAAGACCAAGTATTGGCAACTGGAAAAGATGTAATCGTTATTGGTGGTGGAGATACAGGATCTGACTGTGTTGGAACTTCAAACAGACACGGAGCAAAATCGGTGACTAATTTTGAAATCATGCCTAAACCTCCAGTAGGAAGAAGCGAAACCACCCCATGGCCATTTTGGCCGTTGCAGTTAAAAACATCTTCGTCTCACGAAGAAGGATGTGACAGAAACTGGTTAATTAATACTAAAGAATTCCTTGCTAATGAAAAAGGAGAACTAGTTGGATTAAAAACTGTTGAAGTTCAATGGAAATTAACTCCAGGACAAAGACCTGAATTAATCGAAAAAGAAGGTTCAGAGAAAATATGGCCTTGTGATTTGGCTTTATTAGCTTTAGGTTTTACTGGTCCAGAAAAAACATTAGCAGAGCAATTAGGTTTAGAAATTGATTTTAGAACCAATTATAAAGCTACCAATTACCAAACTAATGTTCCTCATATTTTCACCGCTGGTGATATGAGAAGAGGGCAATCCTTAATTGTATGGGCAATCTCAGAAGGACGTGAAGCAGCAAGAGAAGTTGATTTATATTTGATGGGTTATAGCAATTTACCAACAAAAGGTAATGGTGATTTACCAGCTTTATAA
- the lysA gene encoding diaminopimelate decarboxylase: MQANDLLQLAEQFGSPLYVYDAEKIQSQYNRLTKAFSKIPNLRINYAMKALSNVAILQLLRDMGSGLDTVSIQEVLLGLHAGYAPEKIFYTPNGVSLEEIEEVHALGVQINIDNLSILEQFGAKHPHVPVCIRINPHVMAGGNANISVGHIDSKFGISVHQLPHLVRIVENTNMNIVGIHMHTGSDILDIEVFLYAAEILFDAAKNFKNLEFLDFGSGFKVPYKKDDIATDIDELGKKLSKRFNAFCAEYGKDLTLIFEPGKFLVSEAGFFLAKVNVVKQTTSTVFAGIDSGFNHLIRPMLYGSQHFIENISNPKGKERFYSIVGYICETDTFATNRRISEIKEGDILSFRNAGAYCFSMSSNYNSRYKPAEVLWMNGQGHLIRAHEKFEDLLQNQIPLPIEVAATV, encoded by the coding sequence ATGCAAGCAAACGATTTACTACAATTAGCTGAACAATTTGGAAGTCCACTTTATGTGTATGATGCAGAGAAAATACAATCCCAGTACAATCGGTTAACAAAGGCTTTTTCTAAAATACCTAATTTACGCATCAATTATGCGATGAAAGCATTATCCAATGTTGCCATACTTCAGTTATTAAGAGATATGGGGTCAGGATTGGATACAGTTTCTATACAAGAAGTATTATTAGGATTACACGCTGGTTATGCGCCAGAAAAAATATTTTATACGCCAAACGGTGTTTCCTTAGAAGAAATTGAAGAAGTACACGCATTGGGTGTACAGATAAACATTGATAACTTATCGATATTAGAGCAATTCGGAGCAAAACACCCGCACGTACCAGTTTGCATCCGTATTAACCCTCACGTAATGGCAGGCGGAAACGCTAACATTTCCGTAGGACATATCGACAGTAAATTTGGTATTTCGGTACATCAGCTGCCACATTTAGTACGCATAGTTGAGAATACAAATATGAACATCGTGGGTATTCACATGCACACAGGTTCTGACATATTAGATATTGAAGTATTTTTATATGCAGCAGAAATTTTATTTGATGCAGCCAAAAACTTTAAAAACTTAGAATTTTTAGATTTTGGAAGCGGATTTAAAGTTCCTTACAAAAAAGACGATATTGCGACTGACATTGACGAATTAGGCAAAAAACTTTCAAAAAGATTCAATGCTTTCTGTGCGGAGTACGGAAAAGATTTAACTTTAATATTTGAGCCTGGAAAATTCTTGGTAAGTGAAGCTGGCTTCTTTTTAGCCAAAGTAAATGTCGTAAAACAAACTACTTCTACTGTATTTGCAGGTATCGACAGCGGTTTCAACCATTTAATCAGACCAATGCTTTATGGCTCACAGCACTTTATTGAAAACATATCGAATCCTAAAGGAAAAGAGCGTTTTTACTCGATAGTAGGATATATTTGCGAAACTGATACTTTTGCAACCAACAGAAGAATTTCAGAAATAAAAGAAGGAGATATTCTTTCTTTCCGCAATGCTGGAGCTTATTGCTTCTCAATGTCTTCTAATTACAATTCAAGATACAAACCAGCAGAGGTTTTATGGATGAATGGGCAAGGACATTTAATCAGAGCTCATGAAAAATTTGAAGACTTACTTCAAAATCAAATTCCGCTGCCTATAGAAGTGGCAGCAACTGTTTAA
- the pafA gene encoding alkaline phosphatase PafA yields MRKFVLFLVCVFSIQSQAQQRPKLVVGIVVDQMKMEYLYRFSDDFSENGFKRLMGKGFTFYNMNYNYVPTYTAPGHASIYTGTTPAVHGIIGNDWYVRSAGKSMYCTDDANAKTLVEGTEKEGAMSPKNLLSTTITDELRMATNFSGKVIGLSIKDRGAILPAGHFANWAFWCTKSGAFISSDFYGNKIPDWVTQFNAEKNYMKYINKGWSLLKPADVYNESLPDNNPYEGRLDKSLPPVFPYDLNKIYKESGMEVLKTTPFGNDFLAELAMRAIDKEELGKDNITDFLAVSFSSTDYVGHTFGPRSMEIQDTYLRLDLTIAAFLDYLDKTVGKDNYLLFLTADHAVAENPIYLKDHKYNVTNVPSKDTYNALSKFSTDTFGVNLVLNYSNFNVYLNKDLVKEKGLELAKVKQSFKDFLMSQDHVKRVYTQEEILGATGQDYYLNFIFKGYDPKQNGDLVIVQGAGYLESIETGTTHGTPNSYDTNVPLLFYGWHVPNGESNKKEYITEIAPTLSKMLRITTPNGSESEVLEELFVKK; encoded by the coding sequence ATGAGAAAATTTGTTTTATTTTTAGTATGTGTTTTTTCTATCCAGAGTCAGGCACAGCAACGTCCTAAATTGGTTGTTGGCATTGTTGTCGATCAAATGAAAATGGAATATCTGTATCGGTTTTCTGATGATTTTTCAGAGAATGGCTTTAAAAGACTGATGGGTAAAGGTTTTACTTTTTACAATATGAATTATAATTACGTGCCTACCTATACTGCGCCAGGGCATGCTTCTATCTATACAGGGACAACGCCTGCTGTTCACGGAATTATTGGGAATGACTGGTATGTTCGTTCGGCTGGAAAAAGCATGTATTGCACCGATGATGCGAATGCTAAAACTTTGGTTGAGGGTACTGAAAAAGAAGGAGCAATGTCTCCAAAAAATCTTTTGAGCACCACAATTACTGATGAGTTAAGAATGGCAACAAACTTCAGCGGTAAAGTTATTGGTTTGAGTATTAAGGATCGCGGGGCTATTTTACCGGCAGGGCATTTTGCTAATTGGGCATTTTGGTGCACTAAATCGGGAGCGTTTATTTCAAGTGATTTTTATGGTAATAAAATACCGGATTGGGTAACTCAATTCAATGCTGAAAAAAATTACATGAAATACATCAATAAAGGATGGAGTTTGTTGAAGCCGGCTGATGTCTATAACGAAAGTCTGCCTGATAATAATCCGTATGAGGGGAGACTGGATAAATCTTTGCCTCCTGTTTTTCCTTATGACTTGAATAAAATTTACAAAGAATCTGGAATGGAAGTTTTGAAAACCACTCCGTTTGGAAATGATTTTTTGGCTGAATTAGCCATGAGAGCCATTGATAAAGAAGAACTTGGAAAAGATAATATTACTGATTTTCTAGCCGTAAGCTTCTCATCAACAGATTATGTAGGTCATACTTTTGGACCAAGATCTATGGAAATCCAAGATACTTATTTGCGCTTAGATCTAACTATTGCTGCGTTTTTGGACTATTTAGATAAAACTGTAGGTAAAGATAATTATTTGCTTTTCCTGACAGCTGATCATGCTGTTGCCGAAAATCCAATTTATTTGAAAGATCATAAATATAATGTTACCAACGTGCCTTCAAAAGATACTTATAATGCTTTGAGTAAATTCTCGACAGACACTTTTGGAGTTAATTTAGTGCTGAATTATTCTAATTTTAATGTTTATTTAAACAAAGATCTTGTAAAGGAAAAAGGATTGGAACTGGCAAAAGTAAAGCAAAGCTTCAAAGACTTTTTGATGTCTCAAGATCATGTAAAAAGAGTATATACGCAAGAAGAAATTTTGGGGGCGACTGGCCAGGATTATTATTTAAATTTTATTTTTAAAGGTTATGACCCTAAGCAAAACGGAGATTTGGTTATTGTTCAAGGAGCGGGATATTTGGAAAGCATAGAAACAGGAACTACTCACGGAACGCCTAACAGTTATGATACGAATGTGCCGTTGCTTTTTTACGGTTGGCACGTTCCAAATGGGGAATCAAATAAAAAAGAATATATTACAGAAATAGCTCCGACTCTTTCTAAAATGCTAAGAATTACTACTCCAAACGGTTCAGAATCTGAAGTATTAGAAGAGTTGTTTGTTAAAAAATAG
- a CDS encoding nitronate monooxygenase family protein has translation MNKITSLFNIKYPIIQGGMIWNSGYKLASAVSNAGGLGLIGAGSMYPEVLREHIQKCKIATTKPFGVNVPLLYPNIEEIMKIIVDEEVKIVFTSAGNPKTWTSFLKEKGITVVHVVSSSVFALKAQDAGVDAVVAEGFEAGGHNGREETTTLALIPMVKDKISIPLIAAGGIATGRGMLAAMTLGADGVQVGSRFAASLESSSHEKFKQTIIELQEGGTQLTLKELAPVRLIKNKFYKDVQQLYDKCPSKEELMALLGRARAKRGMFEGDLEEGELEIGQIAGLIKDILPAKEIIDTMIAEFEQAKQEVVRFDF, from the coding sequence ATGAACAAAATTACAAGTCTTTTCAATATTAAATATCCAATTATTCAAGGCGGAATGATTTGGAACAGCGGTTACAAATTAGCCAGTGCTGTTAGTAATGCAGGAGGATTAGGGCTTATTGGCGCTGGTTCGATGTATCCTGAAGTATTGAGAGAACATATTCAGAAATGTAAAATAGCAACAACTAAGCCTTTTGGGGTAAATGTGCCGTTGTTGTATCCTAATATCGAAGAGATAATGAAGATTATTGTCGATGAAGAGGTTAAAATTGTTTTTACATCGGCAGGAAATCCTAAAACCTGGACTTCATTTTTGAAAGAAAAAGGGATAACTGTTGTTCATGTAGTCAGCAGTTCTGTTTTTGCTTTAAAAGCTCAGGATGCAGGCGTAGATGCTGTTGTAGCCGAAGGCTTTGAAGCTGGTGGACACAACGGGAGAGAGGAAACTACAACTTTGGCTTTAATTCCGATGGTGAAAGATAAAATTTCGATTCCGCTGATAGCGGCTGGCGGGATTGCGACAGGGAGAGGAATGCTTGCTGCAATGACGCTTGGCGCAGATGGCGTGCAGGTTGGAAGCCGTTTTGCTGCTTCATTAGAGTCATCTTCACATGAAAAATTTAAGCAGACTATTATTGAGCTTCAAGAAGGAGGAACACAATTGACGCTGAAAGAATTGGCGCCTGTTCGTTTAATCAAAAATAAATTTTACAAAGACGTGCAGCAATTGTATGATAAATGCCCTAGCAAAGAAGAATTAATGGCTTTATTAGGAAGAGCAAGAGCCAAGCGCGGTATGTTTGAAGGTGATTTGGAAGAAGGAGAACTGGAAATTGGCCAGATTGCCGGACTGATTAAAGACATATTGCCAGCAAAAGAAATAATAGATACTATGATTGCCGAATTTGAACAGGCAAAACAGGAAGTAGTTCGGTTTGATTTTTAA